CGCCGAAGTTGCCGCCGTACTTGCCGAGCTCAACCCGGGCCAGGCAGTGGAAATCCTGGAAGAATTCGCGCCCAGCCGGCGCGATCGCATCGTCGCGGCCAACGCGGCTGGCGAGCAGTGGCTGGAAGACCGCGCCTGGCCGGAAAACACCGTCGGGCGGTTGATGGAGCGGCCCAATGCCGTGTTCCTTGCAGGCACACGCATCCGCGAGGCGGTGGAGTCACTGCGCGAAGCCGTCAAGAAGACGCTGATCACATATCTCTATGTCGTCGACGCGGACGACCGGCTGGTCGGCGTCGTTGCGTTCCGCGAGCTCCTCTACGCCAACGCCGATGACACGCTCGCCGACGTCATGGTGCCGACCCCGTTCTTCCTGCATCCGGAAACCGATCTGATCGACGCCATGCACGACGTCGTCACGCGGCACTATCCGGTGTACCCGGTGTGTGATGACGCCAATCGCCTGATCGGGGTTGTGCGCGGCTCGGTTCTGTTCGAACAGCAGACCTTCGAGATCAGTGCACAGGCCGGCTCGATGGTCGGTGTGGAGAAAGAGGAACGAACCGCAACGCCCTGGTTGCGCGCGTTGAAGTTCCGGCATCCCTGGCTGCAGCTGAACCTGTTCACGGCCTTTGTCGCCGCGGGCGTCGTCGGCGCGTTCCAGGACACGATCAACCGGATCGTCCTGCTCGCCGTGTTCATTCCGGTACTTTCTGGACAATGCAGCAATACGGGTTGCCAGGCCCTGGCGGTGACCCTGCGCGGCATGACCCTGGGCGAGGTCCGCGCCGGCCAGGCCTTTGCTCTCATGGGCAAGGAAGCCATCCTCGGATTCGCCAACGGTGCGCTCACCGGCCTGCTCGCCGCTGCCGGCATGTATGCCATGGCTGTCGCGCAGCAGCACGGCAATCCCCTGGCGCTGGCGGTCATCACCTTCCTGGCGATGACCTGCAGCTGCGCGATTTCAGGCGTAGCGGGTGCCTGCGTGCCGCTGGCGCTCAAGCGGCTGGGGGCAGATCCGGCCACCGCGTCCAGCATCTTCCTCACCACCGCCACCGATGTGGTGAGCATGAGCCTGTTCCTGGGGCTCGCCGCCTGGTGGATCGTCTGACGGGCGCTACTTCAAGCCGAACCAACGCCGCGGTACCAACAGTTTGAGCGCGCGCTCAAGGCTCTTGCGACGCAAGCCACGCTGGCACAGACCGCGCCAGATCGGACCGAGCCATTCCCTTCGCGGGCGATCGAGAATCGCCTCGCGGGCATCCGCTTCGATTCGATACATCGCGACCACGTCCGCGACGTCTCTGCGCTGCTGTGCCGACAGGCCGGCCGACAGCGTCGCCGCCTTCTCGATATCGCCGGCGATGTCGCGGTACATGCGTATGGTCCGCGTGTAGCGGCGACGGAACTTCTCCGGCGAATCGTCGCTACGCGCAAAGATCCAGTTGCCGAGACTGTCGGGGTTCTGGCGATAGTCGACCAGGGCCATGTCCAGGCAACGGCCGCGTCCCAGCAACATCGCGCGCAGGGTAAGGATGTTGTCCTCGGCGCCGGCCACCAGCGGGCCGAACCGGTCGAACACGTCACGCCGCACGGCGATGGTGGCCCCGAGCAAGGTCACGAGCTTCCCCGCACGGCAGAAGTACTGCAGGTCAAACTCATCCGGCATGTGTCGCACTCCCTTTCGCAGCGGCGCGCCGTTCATGTCGATCTCGTCGACCACGCTGCCGAGGATGGCCAATTGCGGATCCGCATCAAACGCAGCGAGCGCCCGCCCCGCCCGCGTAGGACGCGAGATATCGTCGCCGGCCATGATCACGAAGACACGCCCCCGCGCCATGGCCATCAGCTCGCTCAGGTGGCGGCCGATTCCGCGATTTTCGACGCAGCGACGCACGGTGATCCGGTGCGGCCCCTGGTATCCCTCGACATGGGCGCGCGCTACCTCGAAGGTATCATCAGGGGACGCGTCGTCTGAGATGATGATCTCGCAGGGGACCGTCTGCGCCAGGGCGCCGTCGATCGCGGCGGTGATCGTATCGCGCGCCTTGTAGGCGATCAGCAGCACGCTAACGGCGGGATCAGGCAGGTTCATCGGCGCGAAGTCACCGCTGGTCGCGGTCGGGATGGGGTCGGCAAGTGTACAGGCAGTCGGGTGTATCGAACCGGGCTTGCGGTGCGCCGGTCGCATCCCCAAGACTGCACGCATGGATACCGTCGCCTACCGCCTGGTCGACACGCATTGCCACCTGGACGTTCCGGAGTTCGCGGAAGACCGGCCCGCGGTGATCCGGCGCGCACGCGCCGCCGGCGTCTGCGACCAGGTTATTCCAGCCATCCGCCACGCCGACTGGGACGCGCTGCGCACGCTGTGCGCCAGCGAGCCCGGCCTGCACCCGGCCTACGGTCTGCATCCCTTGCTGCTGGAGGAACACCAGGACGCGCACATCGATGCGCTGTACCGGCAACTGGAGGCCGGCGACGCCGTCGCGGTCGGGGAATGCGGCCTGGACTACTTCGTCGAAGGGCTCGATCCGCAACGCCAGCGCCACTTCTTCGAAGCCCAGCTCGTCGCGGCCCGTGAATCGGATCTTCCGGTCATCGTGCACGCACGCCGGGGGTGGAAGAAGTCACCGCCATGATCAAGCGGGTCGGCCGGCTGCGCGGCGTCGTGCACAGCTATTCCGGCAGCCTGGAACAGGCAGGCCAATTGTGGAAACTGGGATTTATGCTCGGCTTTGGCGGCCCCATCACCTACGAGCGGGCGACCCGGCTGCGTCAGATCGTGGCGACGATGCCGCTGGAATACCTGCTGCTGGAGAGTGACGCCCCCGACCAGCCACTGTCCACGCATCGCGGCGAACGCAATGAACCGGCACGCGTGGCCGAAGTACTCGACGCCGTCGCCCGTCTGCGCAATGAACCGGCGGCGCAGATCGCCGAGGCAACCAGCGCCAACGCTGCACGCCTGTTCGGCATTCAGCCCAGTCAGACGGGTTGACGCGCAGCCAGCACCCGCTCGATCACCTTGCCGGCTGCCACCATGCCAAAGGCTGCCGTCACATGCATCGCGGCCCCCAGTCCGCTGCCACAATCGAGGCGGAACCCCGCGTCCGCGTCGCTCGGGCGTGTGCCGCAGACGGTGCCATCGGCCTGGGGATACCGCACGTTCTCCAGTGAGAAGACAGCCGGAATGCTGAAATAGCGATCGCGGTTGCGCGGAAAGCCGAAATCCTGGCGGAGCTTCTTGCGGATCAGCGACAGCAGCGCATCGTGCTCGGTGCGCGACAGGTCGCGCACCTGGATGCGCGTCGGATCAACGCGCCCGCCGGCGGAACCGACGACGACCAGTGATCGCTTGTTGCGGCGGCACCAGGCGATCATCTCCACCTTGACGCGAAAACTGTCGCAGGCGTCGAGGATGACGTCGTAGTCCCGGTCGAGCAGGTCGGTCAGGTTCGACGGCGTGAGGAACGACGCGATGCGCTCGACCGCGATTGCCGGGTTGATCGCCCTGGCGCGCTGGGCCAGCACATCGACCTTGGCGCGACCAAACTCGCCGTCCAGCGCATGCAGCTGGCGGTTGGTGTTGGAAACGCAGACGTCGTCGGGATCGACCAGCGTCAACCGGCCGACGCCGGATCGCGCCAGCGCCTCCACGGCCCAGGAGCCGACACCGCCGACGCCGATCACCGCCACGTGCGCTCCGGCCAGGCGTTCGACGCTGCCGCGGCCATACAGGCGGTCTACGCCGCCAAATCGGGATGCTTGGATTTCTTCGGACATCCGCCGATTTTACCTTTCGTTTCCGCGGTTTCGCGCCTTTACTGCTGGAACGGCTTATGCTTGGCCGCAACGCCATGAGACTGACGGTCCATCCGCCATCCGTCCACCGCCGCCCGGCCCGAGTCGGCAAGGCCCTGCTATCGGCGTTTTTCGCCCTCGCTGCCCATATCGCGGTGGCCGACATATCCCCGATCGAACGACTGCGGCGCCTGTCGCTGGATGCGCCCAGTCACGCCCTGACCGAGGGCGAACGGCTGCTGGCCTTGCCCGAGGTAAGGGCGGCACCACCGGACCAGCGCGAGATCCTCATGCTGATGGGGCGTGCGTCGATGATGCTGGCCAGCCTGAAACAGACCGAGGCCATTGCCGCCCGGCTGGATGCCCTGGCCGAATCCAGGAATCTTCCGACAGCACATGCCGAGGCCAGCCTGCTGCGGGCGTCGAGCCTGCTGGATCAAGGCAAGTACGAGGAAGGCCTGCGCCTGGGCACAGCAGCAGCCGCGCAGTTGCGCGTCGACGGCGACGCACCGCTGCAACGGCGGGCCATCGTGGACATGTGCGAGTTCCTGATTCTCTCCGAGAACGCAACCCAGGCGCGCAGCTACTGCGAACGCGGCCGCGACGAGGCCGTGACGGCGGGGGATGATTTCAATCTCGCCCGCGCCCTTCATTATCTGGCCGGGCTCGAGCGCGACGCGGAACACAACGAGCAGGCGCTCGCGCTGACCAGCCAGACCCGGGCTCTGTTCGAGAAGCTGGGCATGCCCTCCATGGCTGCCTCGCTCGACGACGAAATCGCCAGCCTGCACCTGGCGGAAGGCAACGCGGCAGAAGCACTGCGCCTGGCGCAGAACGCCCTCGCCTTCGAGCGCGCCGCAGGACGACAGGCGCACGCGGCACTGTCGATGATCACTACGGCGCAGGCGCAGAGCCAGCTGGGTCGTCACGACGAGGCACGCCGCACGATTGCGGACGCCCTGCGCCGGATCCGCTCGGCGCACGCCGCCGCCCTCCTTCCGAGCGCCCTGCTCACCCAGATGGATATCGCCGACGCCGCCGGCGACCGCGATACCGCGTTCGCCGCGGCGAAGGAAGCGCTGCTGCGCCTGGAAGAACAGACCTCGCGCGAAAGCCGGCGCAGCATGGTGGAGCTGGAAGCCAAGTACGCCAACCTGGAAAAACAACGTCTCATCGACACGCTTGAACACGAGAACCATGTGAAAGAACTGGCACTCAGCCGCGCCGAGGCCGACGCGGAACGCAAGGCCGCCGCACTGGAGCGCGAACGCCTGACGCTCTGGCTGATGGCCGCCGTCGCCGTGGGTCTGTTCGCAAGCGTGCTGCTCCTGTTTACGCTCCTGCGGACCCAGCGCGAGCAGTCGCGCCGGTTGCGTCACCTGTCGGAAACCGATCCGCTCACCGGCGCGGCGAACCGGCGCGAGTTCCTGCGCGAGCTGGGCGAGGTTTACGAGCGGGCGCTCAAGAATGGACGGGACGCCAGCCTGCTGCTGATCGACGCCGACCATTTCAAGGCCATCAACGACCGCCACGGACACCAGGTGGGCGACCAGGCCTTGCTGGCCATCGCCACGGCGATTCGCGGCACGATACGCGACGGCGACATGCTCGGCCGGCTGGGCGGCGAAGAGTTCGGCGTGGTCCTGGCGGACGCTGATCACCGGCGGGCGCGCAATCTGGCCGAGGCGATGATCCTTGCCGTCTGCACCGCAACCTTCACGGCCCCCGCCGGGCCGGTGCCGCTGGGCATCAGCGTCGGCGTCGCCAGCATCCGCCCGCACGCGCCGGGCAGCCCCGAGGCCTGGTTCAGCGCGGCCGATCGCGCCCTGTATGCCGCCAAGCACAGCGGTCGGGGGCGCGCGGTGTGCGAGGGTGACCTGCCGGAGGTCGTATCGGCCTAGGCCGCCTCTGCGCCGCCACGCCATCGATTTGCCCACCGGGTTATGCTGTTCATTTTCCGACGGATTGCCCATGCGCTCTGTGATCCTCCTACTGACCGGCCTCCTGGTCGGCGCGCTGGCCACTTTCAGCGCGAGTAACGCGCTGCGCCTGCGGAACGCATGGCCTCGCGGTGTGATGGCTGTGATCCAGCATCATTTTGCCGCGCTTCAGAACGCCCAGCGCGACAAACGATGCACGGCGGACACCCTGCGCCCGCACCTGGACATGCTGGCGGCTATCAGTGCCGACATCGAGCCGGCACATCCGGACGCCGCGCAAACGCCGGACTTCCGCACCCAGGCGCGACGATTTGCCGATACCACGCAGCGCCTGGCCAGCGCGCCCCCTGCAGACTGTCCGGCGCTGGACCGCGAGGTCTCCGCCCTCAAGGACGCCTGCAACGCGTGCCATCGGGATTACCGCTAGCGATACGGCCCAGGAAGCCGTGTCATCGGCACGCTCGACCATCCTGCCCCGTCCCGTGCGGCGCCGACTTCTCCGTCACCCGCGCCGGCACCGCTGGCAGCCGCGTCATTGCTGACTTTCTGCGCGGATCAGGCGTTTCTCCACTCGCCCAATTCCGGTCAATTCCACTAGTATCCGATCGGGCTCCAGCGCATCCGTGGTCGGACTGCGTACCGATGGCCCGCGATGTGCAACATGGACTCCGACGAGGTGCCGGAAAACCGGCACCGCGCGCCGCCGGTGGCGTGGGACCTGCGTCCTGATACCGGTGGCATGCCGCGCATGTTCGGGCGACTCCGCGATGCCATTGCGATCCACGGGGCCAGTAGTCTTCCAGCCTGGGTGCGAATGACCACGACCGAAGCCACCCGATCGAACACGTACCGGGCACCGCGCTGGATGCGCCTTGCCTGGTGGACCACCAAACGCAGCTGGCAGCGTTTTCAGACGGCTGTCTTCACCCGCGCCCGGTATTCCGAGCCCAAGATGCGCTGGATGGGCGCCCTGGGCGTGTTCGGCTTTCCCGCCTACTACCTCGTATGGGCCAAGCTGCTGCCGCAGCCCTACGAAAGCCTCAGCCTGCGCCTGTTCGGCTCGCTACTGTTCCTGCCGCTGATGCTGGTGCGCTACTGGCCGCGTCGCCTCAAGAGCTGGCTACCGCTGTACTGGTACCTGGCCATGACCTTCGCCCTGCCTTTTTTCTTTTCGTACATGTTGTTGCAGAACGGCGCTAACGTGGCTTGGCTGCTTTCGCACCTATGCTCCGTATTTCTCATGGTCATGTTGTTCGATATGACCAGTTTTCTGGTTACCAGTTTTGTAGGCACGGTGGTTGCAGTAATCACGTATCTGCTGGCACCCGCCCATCCCCTGGCCGCCGATGCACTTCTTGCCTATTCGCCGGTTTGGGCGTTCGCGATTCTTTCCGGATCGGTGTTCAGTATTTCGCACAGCATGAGCAACCAGGCCCGCATCGATGCAATAATCGCGGCCACCAACAACATCGCGCACGAACTCCGGACACCACTGGCATCCGTGCGCATTGCGACCCAGGCCGTGCATCGTTTCTTGCCGCTACTCGCCGAATCGCATCGTAAGGCCAGTCTGGCAGGGCTTGCTGTGCCGGATTTGCGCGATTCGCAGCTAGGAAGGCTGAGCAAGGCAATGGATACCATCGGTCGCGAAGTGGAACACGCCAACACCGTCATCGACATGCTCCTGGTCGCGGCTCGGCCCATCGGCGAGCTGCAGATGGAAAAGGTTTCCGCACGCGATTGTCTGGTCGAAGCGATGGAGCGTTATCCCTTCGGATCACAGCACGAGCGCAGCCGCGTATCCGCCGACACCACCGGCGACTTCGAATTCACCGGCTCGCGCCTGCTGGTCGTGCATGTGATCTTCAATCTGATCAAGAACGCCCTCTTCCACACCGGCCGGGCCGGTAAAGGCACCATCACACTGTCCGTCGCCAATGATGCGGAAGGCCGGCGCATCGTCTGCCACGACACAGGACCCGGTATTCCGGCGGATGTGCTGCCCCACATCTTCGAACGGTTCTACTCCAGTGCCACCGATTACAGCACCGGCCTTGGGGTTGGCCTGTCTTTTGTACGTATGGCGCTGGAGCGAATGGGCGCCACCATCACCTGTCGTTCCACGTTTGGAGAATTCACCGAGTTTACTCTTTCATTTCCGCTCATCCTGGAGAGTGAAAGCTGATGATGCCCAACGCCGGTGCAATCCAGCCATTCTTCTTCCCCACCACGACCGTCCTGGTGGACGATCACGAGGAATACCTCGACGTCGTGCCTTTGATGCTCGACCCTGCCCTGCACCTGCGGGCTTTCAGCTCGCCGCGCGCCGCCCTGGCTGCGCTGGGCAGCGCAGGAAGTCGACCGGTCCCCGGGGGTGGCTGGCTGTACCGCTGGAAGGATCGTCCGTCGCAGACGCAGGAACTGGTCGCGCTCGACGTCGACTCGATCCATCGCATCGTCTACGACCCGGAACGCTTCTCCGAAGTCTCGGTGATCGTGGTCGACTACTTCATGCCGGAAATGGACGGCGTGAGCTTCTGCAAGCGGCTCAACAACCCATTGATCGGAAAAATCCTCCTTACCGGTCGTGCCGAAGACTCCGTCGCGATCGAGGCCTTCAACTCGGGGATGATCGATCGCTTCATCCGCAAGAGCGATCCCCAGGCGATGAGCAAGCTCGAAGTCGCCATCCGGGAACTGCAGCAACGCTATTTCGAGCGCGCCGGCGCCTTTGTTGCCGAAACGCTTGCCATGGGACGATTCGGTTTCCTGCGCGACCCGACTTTCCGCGACGTGTTCGACTCCGTCGTCTCCACGTTCCAGCCTGTTGAATCCTATGTCGTGTGCAATCCGACCGGCGTCATGATGCTCGACGCATGGGGTGTGGGTCGATTCTTGCTGGTGCAAACAGATGATGACTTGCGCGAGCAATATGAGATCGCCGAAGACCGCGGAGCACCGGATAGCGTCCTCATGGCGCTGCGGTCCGGAAAATCGCTCCCGTGGTTCTATTCCAGTGGCGGTTTCTACAGCCCGCAGCTGGCCGACCCCGGCTCCAATCTCTTTCCCGCGACCGCCGTGCAAGGCGATCGCTGGTACTACTTCAGCCTTATCGATCATGTCGAACCGTTGCAGCTGGCCAAAGTGAAGTCCTATCGCACGTGGCTTCGCGAACAGGACAGTCAGAGCGGCGCACCGCCTCGCGGCGACGACTGATTCGATCAGCGCACACCTCTCACGATTCAGACCGGTCCATGGCCGGACCGGTCAACCAACCGCGACACACGTGATGTCGCGGGACGCTATGGACTGGCTTTTATTTTTCTTAACTCCCGTGAGAGGTAATAGTCATGAGCGCTTCCTTTGCAACCGTCGTTTCCCAGTCCCTCAGCCAGCTGCGTCAGGCCAAGTCGCCGGAACTGCCCGAGTTTGCCCGTTCGCGCGTCGAGCGTTTCTACACCGACCGCGTGGCCGCGAGCTGGGGTGGCCGACACATCCTGCGTGGCGTCAAGCCGGAAGCTAACGCGTTGATGCTCCAGAGCAACGACTACCTGGCCATCACGCGTCATCCGGAAATCGTCGAAGCACAGCGTCAGGCGTTGTCGACGGCCGGTAACGGCATGATGATGTCGGCGATCTTCATGCAACAGGACGATGAGCCCATCCATGTCCTGGAGCGCGAACTCGCCATGGCAGTGCGTACGGAAGATGCGATCCTGTGTCAGTCCGGTTACGTGGCGAATGTGGGTCTGGTACAGAGCCTGGCCGGCGAACGGACGCCGGTGTACATCGACATGCTGGCGCATACGTCGCTGTGGGAAGGCATCAAGAGCGCGGGCGCCCAGTCGGTTCCTGTGTTTCACAATGATCCGGACTACCTGGAACGCCAGATCCTGCGCCACGGCCCGGGCGTGGTGATGGTGGACTCCGTCTACAGCACCAACGGCAGCGTATGCCCACTTGTTGAATTTGCCGACATTGCCAATCGCCATGGCTGCGTTTTCATCGTCGACGAATCGCACTCGCTGGGAACACACGGACTCAATGGCGAGGGACTGGTGGCCAGCCTTGGCCTCAACGACAGAGTGCACTTCATCACTGCCAGCCTGGCCAAGGCCTACTGCGCCCGCGCCGGCCTGATCGCGTGCAGCCGTCGCTTCAAGCAGTACTTTGGCTTCGAATCGCTGCCGGCGATCTTCTCCTCGGCTCTGTTGCCGCATGAACTGGCGGGCATCGAGGCGGCGCACCACGTGATCGTCAGCGAAGGCTGGCGCCGCGCGCGCCTGCGTCACGTCACCCAGCGCATCCGCCAGGGACTGACGGAGCTGGGCTATCCGATCGGCGAAGGCACGGAACAGATCGTGGCCCTGGAAGTGGGCTCGGAATCGGCGGTGATGCAGGTGCGTGATGCGTTCGAGGCGGAAGGCATTTTCGGCGCCATCTTCTGCGCACCGGCAACGGCGAAGAACCGCGCACTGCTGCGTCTGACGCTGCATGCCGGGCTCACCGACGCCGACGTCCAGCACCTGATCGATGCCGCAGCCCGTATCCGTCATCACGTCAATCTGGAAGACTGGAGTGCCACGCGGCGTGCCCGTCGCGGCCTGACAAAGGAAGCGGCGCCGATCGTCGAAGTGGCCTGATACCGTCCGTTGACGGCAGGAACTGAGTACTTCGGTACTTTGAAAGGGCGGCCTCCGGGCCGCCTTTCCTGTTAGAGAGTGTCGCATTCAGGCGGGAACCGCCTGTCGCCATTCGGCCGGTGCCGGCTCGGCGGACAGGCGCTCCAGATCCACCACTCGATCGGCCAGCGCCAGTGATTCGCGCCGGTGAGCAATCATGATCCGGGTGATACCGAGCTGGCGTATGTGCGCATTGACGCGATGCTCGGTCATCGCATCCAGCGCACTGGTTGCTTCATCCAGGAACAGTAGCCGCGGCTCGGCGTAGAGCGCCCGCGCCAGCAGGACGCGCTGCTGCTGGCCACCGGACAGCGCGCCGCCCATGTCGCCGACGAGCGAATCAAAACGCATCGGCATGGCTTCAATATCGTCGCGAATGCAGGCCAGTTCGGCACAGGCCTGGATGCGCGCGCTGTCGGGTTGCGGATCCTGGAAACAGATGTTGTCGCGCAGGCTGCCGCTGACCAGGTGATCCTCCTGCATGACGGCACCACACAGGGCGCGATAGTCACGCAGCCCGATACGCCGGATGTCCACGCCGTCGAGCAGCACCTCCCCCTCGCCGGGCTGAAGCAGACCCATGATGATCTTGAGCAGCGTGGTCTTGCCCTTGCCGGACTTGCCGGCAAACGCCAGGCACTCGCCGGCGCGGATCTGCAGGTTCACATGGCGGAACAGCCAGGGTTCATTCTCCGAATAGCGGAACCCGACATTACGCAGCGTAATCTCGCCACGCACACGCTCGGCAACCACGCCCTGCCCCTCGCGGTTCGTCTCGGCATCTGCGAACACGATGTCTGCCAAGCGGGACAACTGGACGCTCAGCAGCGTGTATTCCAGCAGCTTGTCCACCAGGCCGTGGCATCCCATCGAGAACTGCTGCCGGTAGGCGAGGAAGGCGATCAACATGCCCACGGTCAGCTGCTGGTTGAGCACAGCCAGCGTGCCGACCCAGATCAGAATGATGTGCTCGAGTCCTGCCAGCACACTGTTGCCAACCTGGTTGACCAGTTGCCAGCGTGTCATGCGGGCATCCGCGTTGACCGCCTCCGACTGCAGCGACTGCCACGCCGCCAGGCGCTCGGATTCCCGGCCGAAGGTCTTGATCGGCAGCATCGCCCGCAGCGATTCCAGGAACTGCGAGTCGCAGCGGGCGCGTTGCACGATGGCATCCATCATGGCGTTGCGCATCGGCCGGAACAGCAGCCAGCGCAGCAGCGAATACAACGCCATCGCACCGATGGCGATCGCCGCCAGCGACGGGCTGTAGAGCAGCATCAGGAGCAGTGTCGTCATTGCCATGACACCGTCCACCAACCCTTCGATCAAGCCACCGGTCAGGGTCTGTCGCACCTGGCCGAGGGCGTTGAAGCGCGACTGCAAATCACCGACGGAGCGCTTCTGAAAAAATTCCAGCGGCAGCGTCAGCAGGTGCCGCAACAGGTTTGCGCCCAATTGGAGATTGAGAGAACTCCCCAGGTACAGCACCGCCCAGCCACGCAGCGCCTCGGCACCGGCCTTGACCAGGGTCAGCACCGCAAATCCGATTCCCATGGCCGTGAGCAGGGCGTGATCCTGTGCCGGCACGACGCGATCGAGCGCCAGCTGCAGGAAATACGGCATCACCAGCGCGAAGACCTGGATCGCCAGGGCAAGACCAATGATCTGCAACGCCGTCCCGCCCAGACCACGTGCGGACGACCATAACTGCCCCAGGCGCAGCTGCACCGATTCGTCGACCGCGACAAAATCGCTGCGCGGCGTGAGTTCCACGGCCACGCCGGTAAAGCTGCGTGACAATTCGTCACGATCGATCCACCGCTCGCCGCGTGCCGGATCGTGGACCTTGACGCCACTTCGTCCAATAGCGACCAAAACGACAAAATGCGACAAATTCCAATGCAGCACAGCCGGCAGCTGCAACCTGGTCACGTCATCCAGATCCACTCGCACCGCACGCGTGTTCATTTTCAGGCGCTCTGCGCCGGCAATCAGTTGCTTTAGCGTCATTCCTTTGACAGTCATGCCGAAACGACCGCGCATCTGGTGCAGGTCGATGCGGTGGCCATGATAACCGGCCACCATCGCCAGGCAAGCCAGCCCGCACTCGGCGACCTCATTCTGCAGGATCACGGGTGTCCTGCGGCCCCAGGGAAATCTCCAACCGATGTTCGACACGCGACCAGGCTCCGACGATATTTTCCACAGGTGGCTTTTGGGAACGGCGACGGGTTTCAGCGCCCGCGCAAGCTGTAGAGTGGTTCAAGGATCCAGTCCAGCAGGCTGGGACGATCGATCACGATATCCGCGCTCAGGCGCATGCCCGCCGTCAATGGCCGCGACTCGCCCAGTGCCGGCATGTGTTGCCGCGCCAGCTGCACGCTAACCGGATACAGCGGCTCCGTACTCGCCAGCCCCGCGTCGAGGAGATCCTCCCCCGTCACTGCCACGCCAGCCACTTCGCGAATGGTGCCTGCCAGGGCGCCGTAGCGCTGGAACGTGAAGGCATCAAGCTTGAGCTGGACGGCTTGTCCCACGCGCAGGAATCCCATCGCCCGCGACGGCAGCAGCAGCCGCGCTTCCAGGGGCACGCTGTCGTCCACCACGACCACCAGCGGCTGGCCGGCTTTCACCGTTTCGCCCGGCGTGACCAGCACCGCCGCGACACGGCCGTTACGTGGCGCACTGACCTGGCTGCCGGCAGCCAGGCGCGCCTGGGTCAGCCGGTCCGTCAGATCGGCACGCTG
This genomic stretch from Tahibacter amnicola harbors:
- a CDS encoding peptidase domain-containing ABC transporter; this translates as MILQNEVAECGLACLAMVAGYHGHRIDLHQMRGRFGMTVKGMTLKQLIAGAERLKMNTRAVRVDLDDVTRLQLPAVLHWNLSHFVVLVAIGRSGVKVHDPARGERWIDRDELSRSFTGVAVELTPRSDFVAVDESVQLRLGQLWSSARGLGGTALQIIGLALAIQVFALVMPYFLQLALDRVVPAQDHALLTAMGIGFAVLTLVKAGAEALRGWAVLYLGSSLNLQLGANLLRHLLTLPLEFFQKRSVGDLQSRFNALGQVRQTLTGGLIEGLVDGVMAMTTLLLMLLYSPSLAAIAIGAMALYSLLRWLLFRPMRNAMMDAIVQRARCDSQFLESLRAMLPIKTFGRESERLAAWQSLQSEAVNADARMTRWQLVNQVGNSVLAGLEHIILIWVGTLAVLNQQLTVGMLIAFLAYRQQFSMGCHGLVDKLLEYTLLSVQLSRLADIVFADAETNREGQGVVAERVRGEITLRNVGFRYSENEPWLFRHVNLQIRAGECLAFAGKSGKGKTTLLKIIMGLLQPGEGEVLLDGVDIRRIGLRDYRALCGAVMQEDHLVSGSLRDNICFQDPQPDSARIQACAELACIRDDIEAMPMRFDSLVGDMGGALSGGQQQRVLLARALYAEPRLLFLDEATSALDAMTEHRVNAHIRQLGITRIMIAHRRESLALADRVVDLERLSAEPAPAEWRQAVPA
- the cqsA gene encoding alpha-hydroxyketone-type quorum-sensing autoinducer synthase, translating into MSASFATVVSQSLSQLRQAKSPELPEFARSRVERFYTDRVAASWGGRHILRGVKPEANALMLQSNDYLAITRHPEIVEAQRQALSTAGNGMMMSAIFMQQDDEPIHVLERELAMAVRTEDAILCQSGYVANVGLVQSLAGERTPVYIDMLAHTSLWEGIKSAGAQSVPVFHNDPDYLERQILRHGPGVVMVDSVYSTNGSVCPLVEFADIANRHGCVFIVDESHSLGTHGLNGEGLVASLGLNDRVHFITASLAKAYCARAGLIACSRRFKQYFGFESLPAIFSSALLPHELAGIEAAHHVIVSEGWRRARLRHVTQRIRQGLTELGYPIGEGTEQIVALEVGSESAVMQVRDAFEAEGIFGAIFCAPATAKNRALLRLTLHAGLTDADVQHLIDAAARIRHHVNLEDWSATRRARRGLTKEAAPIVEVA